From a single Micromonospora sp. WMMD1102 genomic region:
- a CDS encoding IS21 family transposase has protein sequence MVTSTGWSRRSTPPGEEAEVDFAEAFAVVAGKSMKCYLFTLRMSYSGKAVHRVFASQGQEAFMEGHVEAFRVLGGVPTRHIRYDNLKPAVRQVLFGRGRVESQRWVAFRSHYGFHAFYCLPGKDGAHEKGGVEHEGGRFRRNHLVPPPQVASLTDLNDRLAVIDADEDARHVHGAPASIGFTFAAEAPLLHRLPADDFELGTTLTPLVRRNARIVVRQCYYSVPARFIDRKVRVSLRANEIVVFDGRQVVARHPRLSRRYDYRDDLDHYLEILLVKPGALAGSTALAQARAEGSFTSVHDAFWAAARAAHGEAAGTRALIEVLLLHRQLPHPAMVAGIGATVNAGSCSPELVAIEARKAADAGPAPQATTCEPADAIAEDGQDLTEPVDDAPGARVISLHSRRLPSGTEHKPPPMSVYDQLLHHRPKGTTA, from the coding sequence GTGGTCACCTCGACGGGATGGTCCCGCAGGTCCACGCCCCCCGGCGAGGAGGCGGAGGTCGACTTCGCCGAGGCGTTCGCGGTGGTCGCCGGCAAGTCGATGAAGTGTTACCTGTTCACGTTGCGGATGTCGTACTCGGGCAAGGCCGTGCATCGGGTGTTCGCCTCGCAGGGCCAGGAGGCGTTCATGGAAGGGCATGTGGAGGCGTTCCGGGTTCTCGGCGGGGTGCCGACCCGGCACATCCGCTACGACAACCTGAAGCCGGCGGTGCGGCAGGTGTTGTTCGGTCGGGGGCGGGTGGAGTCGCAGCGGTGGGTCGCCTTCCGCTCGCACTACGGCTTCCACGCGTTCTACTGCCTGCCGGGCAAGGACGGCGCGCACGAGAAGGGTGGGGTGGAGCACGAAGGCGGCCGATTCCGCCGCAACCACCTGGTCCCGCCGCCGCAGGTCGCCTCTTTGACCGACCTCAACGACCGCCTGGCCGTGATCGACGCCGACGAGGACGCCCGGCACGTCCACGGCGCACCCGCCAGTATCGGGTTCACCTTCGCCGCGGAGGCGCCGCTACTGCACCGGCTGCCCGCCGATGATTTCGAACTCGGCACCACGCTGACACCGCTGGTGCGGCGCAACGCCCGCATCGTGGTGCGGCAGTGCTATTACTCGGTGCCGGCGCGGTTCATCGACCGCAAGGTCCGGGTCAGCCTGCGGGCCAACGAGATCGTCGTGTTCGACGGCCGGCAGGTCGTGGCCCGCCATCCACGGCTGTCGCGCCGCTACGACTACCGCGACGACCTGGACCACTACCTGGAGATCCTGCTGGTCAAACCCGGCGCCCTCGCCGGGTCGACCGCTCTGGCGCAGGCCCGGGCAGAAGGGTCGTTCACCTCGGTCCACGACGCGTTCTGGGCCGCTGCCCGCGCCGCGCACGGCGAGGCGGCCGGCACCCGGGCGTTGATCGAGGTGTTGCTGCTGCACCGGCAGCTGCCGCACCCGGCGATGGTCGCCGGCATCGGCGCCACCGTCAACGCCGGCTCGTGCAGTCCGGAACTGGTCGCCATCGAGGCACGCAAGGCCGCCGACGCCGGCCCAGCACCGCAGGCCACCACCTGCGAACCCGCTGACGCCATCGCCGAGGACGGTCAAGATCTGACCGAGCCGGTCGACGACGCTCCCGGCGCCCGGGTGATCTCCCTGCACTCCCGGCGGCTGCCCTCCGGAACCGAACACAAACCGCCGCCCATGAGCGTCTACGACCAACTGCTGCACCACCGACCGAAAGGCACAACCGCGTGA
- a CDS encoding ABC transporter ATP-binding protein, protein MILARAVQATRRYGDVTALDRVDLELPAGELVGLLGPNGAGKSTLLSLLVGLRRVHSGRVELFGTDPRDPAARRQIGMTPQETGLPPTIRVGEVVDFVSAHYADPVPRAELLGRFGLDDLVRRQTGGLSGGQKRRLAVALAFVDRPRLVFLDEPTTGLDVTARRELWDGIRQFHADEFSTLSGHHSGRFFGYQWDRPC, encoded by the coding sequence ATGATCCTCGCCCGCGCCGTCCAGGCCACCCGCCGGTACGGCGACGTCACCGCCCTCGACCGGGTCGACCTCGAACTCCCGGCCGGCGAACTGGTCGGCCTGCTCGGCCCGAACGGCGCCGGCAAGAGCACCCTGCTCAGCCTGCTGGTCGGGCTGCGCCGGGTGCACTCCGGCCGGGTCGAACTCTTCGGCACCGACCCCCGTGACCCGGCCGCCCGCCGGCAGATCGGGATGACCCCGCAGGAGACCGGACTGCCGCCCACCATCCGGGTCGGCGAGGTGGTCGACTTCGTCTCCGCGCACTACGCCGATCCGGTGCCCCGGGCCGAACTGCTCGGCCGGTTCGGCCTCGACGACCTGGTCCGGCGGCAGACCGGCGGCCTCTCCGGCGGGCAGAAACGCCGGCTGGCGGTCGCGCTGGCCTTCGTCGACCGTCCCCGGCTGGTGTTCCTGGACGAGCCGACCACCGGACTCGACGTGACCGCCCGCCGGGAACTCTGGGACGGCATCCGCCAGTTCCACGCCGATGAGTTCAGCACCTTGAGTGGGCACCACTCGGGCAGGTTCTTCGGGTACCAGTGGGATCGACCGTGCTAG
- a CDS encoding transcriptional regulator, whose protein sequence is MTGLPELDPVIHAQARLRVTATLATLHDGNRITFPRLQDILQMTAGNLSVHLRKLEEAGYVEIVKTHHGRTPTTLVGLTRRGRFAFEEYTLAVRALLDPPSAEEKP, encoded by the coding sequence GTGACCGGCCTGCCGGAACTCGACCCCGTGATCCACGCGCAGGCCCGGCTCCGGGTGACCGCGACCCTCGCCACCCTGCACGACGGCAACCGGATCACCTTCCCCCGGCTCCAGGACATCCTCCAGATGACCGCCGGCAACCTCTCGGTGCACCTGCGCAAGCTCGAAGAGGCCGGCTACGTCGAGATCGTCAAGACCCACCACGGCCGTACCCCGACCACCCTCGTCGGGCTCACCCGGCGCGGCCGGTTCGCCTTCGAGGAGTACACCCTCGCGGTCCGCGCCCTGCTCGATCCCCCTTCAGCGGAGGAAAAGCCATGA
- a CDS encoding ABC transporter ATP-binding protein, which yields MTAPTGASGATGATSSTAPTGATAPTGATAPTGASGATAPTGVAVEVTDLGVTLGGAAILTGVGLSVAAGEWVTVIGPNGAGKSTLLRAVGGLLPASTGSISLFGTPLARLRRRDRARTVATVPQSPVVPAGMAVLDYVLLGRTPYVPPLGRESAADLAVAHDVLDRLDLTGFAARPLATLSGGERQRVFLARALAQGAPLLLLDEPTSALDIGHQQEVLELVDQLRADHGLTVLATMHDLSVAGEYADRMVLLAAGAVVADGPPRSVLTDDLLGTHYRARVRVIEGEHGPLVVPVRTRRTAD from the coding sequence ATGACCGCCCCGACCGGCGCGAGTGGTGCGACGGGCGCGACGAGTTCGACCGCGCCTACGGGTGCGACCGCGCCTACGGGTGCGACCGCCCCGACGGGTGCGAGCGGTGCGACCGCGCCGACCGGGGTCGCCGTCGAGGTGACCGACCTCGGGGTGACACTCGGCGGGGCGGCCATCCTGACCGGGGTCGGTCTCTCGGTCGCCGCCGGGGAGTGGGTCACCGTGATCGGCCCGAACGGCGCCGGCAAGTCGACGCTGCTCCGCGCGGTCGGCGGGCTGCTGCCGGCCAGCACCGGCTCGATCTCCCTCTTCGGTACGCCGCTCGCCCGGCTCCGCCGCCGGGACCGGGCCCGGACGGTGGCCACGGTGCCGCAGTCCCCGGTCGTGCCGGCCGGGATGGCGGTACTCGACTACGTGCTGCTCGGCCGCACCCCGTACGTGCCGCCGCTGGGTCGGGAGTCCGCCGCCGACCTGGCGGTGGCGCACGACGTACTCGACCGGCTGGACCTGACCGGCTTCGCGGCCCGGCCGCTGGCGACGCTCTCCGGCGGCGAGCGGCAGCGGGTCTTCCTGGCCCGGGCGCTGGCCCAGGGTGCCCCGCTGCTGCTGCTCGACGAGCCGACAAGTGCGCTGGACATCGGGCACCAGCAGGAGGTGCTGGAACTCGTCGACCAGCTCCGCGCCGACCACGGCCTGACCGTGCTGGCCACCATGCACGACCTCTCGGTCGCCGGCGAGTACGCCGACCGGATGGTGTTGCTCGCCGCCGGCGCGGTGGTCGCCGACGGCCCGCCCCGCTCGGTGCTCACCGACGACCTGCTCGGTACGCACTACCGGGCCCGGGTACGCGTCATCGAGGGTGAACACGGCCCGCTCGTCGTCCCGGTCCGCACCCGGCGCACCGCCGACTAG
- a CDS encoding AAA family ATPase, with protein MPAQDLDTDLEHERAHLAASRTALRRMREQAESLFRTGQDVAGDAYAAETLGRTLHRRVAELADDPNTPLFFGRLDFADASHHIGRRHVTDPAGEPMVLDWRAPISRSFYRATVRDPQGVHVRRRFGFGAGQLTSFEDEHLDRGEEYGTASRILTAEIERPRVGPMRDIVATIQPEQDELVRADLADSICVQGAPGTGKTAVGLHRAAYLLYLHRERLRRSGVLVVGPNRAFLSYISAVLPALGEVEVTQATVEDLLDTPVRGTDPPATAALKHDPRMAEVLRRALAGLVREPAEPMVVSDGSYRWRISAEALRRVVEEARREGLPYATGRERVRARVVGLLQRQSEARRGDSPGDGWLRRMGRCKPVTGFLDTCWPAVTPDGLLHRLLADPRALAAAADGLLSEAEQAMLSWAKPPRTPKAAKWTAADAVLVDEAAGLVERLPSFGHVVVDEAQDLSPMQCRVIARRSEHCSVTLLGDLAQGTAPWAATDWRESLRHLGKPDASVVPLTMGFRVPAAVLALANRLLPALAVAVPPAESLRSDGALDVRTVPDTVAATVAEVRAALAQEGSIAVIAAEAETDRLAEALAAAGIPSTAADEVEAAARVSVVPATLAKGLEYDHVIVVEPARIVAAEPRGLHRLYVVLTRAVSQLAVLHTEPLPAPL; from the coding sequence ATGCCCGCACAGGATCTCGACACCGACCTGGAGCACGAACGCGCACACCTGGCCGCCTCCCGGACCGCCCTGCGGCGGATGCGGGAGCAGGCCGAGTCGCTCTTCCGGACCGGTCAGGACGTGGCCGGCGACGCGTACGCGGCCGAGACGCTCGGCCGGACCCTGCACCGGCGGGTCGCCGAACTCGCCGACGACCCGAACACCCCGCTCTTCTTCGGCCGCCTCGACTTCGCCGACGCCAGCCACCACATCGGGCGGCGGCACGTCACCGACCCGGCCGGCGAGCCGATGGTGCTGGACTGGCGGGCCCCGATCTCCCGCTCGTTCTACCGGGCAACCGTCCGGGACCCGCAGGGCGTGCACGTCCGGCGGCGGTTCGGCTTCGGCGCCGGCCAGCTCACCAGCTTCGAGGACGAACACCTGGACCGGGGCGAGGAGTACGGCACCGCCAGCCGGATCCTGACCGCCGAGATCGAGCGGCCCCGGGTCGGGCCGATGCGGGACATCGTCGCCACCATCCAGCCCGAGCAGGACGAGCTGGTCCGGGCCGACCTCGCCGACTCGATCTGCGTGCAGGGCGCACCGGGGACCGGCAAGACGGCGGTCGGGCTGCACCGGGCGGCGTACCTGCTCTACCTGCACCGGGAGCGGCTGCGCCGGTCCGGGGTACTCGTGGTGGGGCCGAACCGGGCGTTCCTGTCGTACATCTCGGCGGTGCTGCCGGCGCTCGGCGAGGTCGAGGTGACCCAGGCGACCGTCGAGGACCTGCTGGACACCCCGGTACGCGGGACCGACCCGCCGGCCACCGCCGCGCTGAAACACGATCCCCGGATGGCCGAGGTGCTGCGCCGGGCACTGGCCGGGCTGGTGCGGGAGCCGGCGGAGCCGATGGTGGTCTCCGACGGCTCGTACCGCTGGCGGATCAGCGCCGAGGCGCTGCGCCGGGTGGTCGAGGAGGCCCGCCGGGAGGGGTTGCCGTACGCCACCGGCCGGGAGCGGGTCCGGGCCCGGGTGGTCGGCCTGCTGCAACGGCAGTCGGAGGCCCGCCGGGGCGACTCGCCCGGCGACGGGTGGCTGCGCCGGATGGGCCGGTGCAAGCCGGTCACCGGGTTCCTCGACACCTGCTGGCCGGCGGTCACCCCGGACGGGCTGCTGCACCGGCTGCTGGCCGACCCGCGGGCGCTGGCGGCGGCGGCCGACGGGCTGCTCAGCGAGGCCGAGCAGGCGATGCTGAGCTGGGCGAAGCCGCCCCGTACCCCGAAGGCGGCGAAGTGGACCGCCGCCGACGCCGTACTCGTCGACGAGGCGGCCGGGCTGGTCGAGCGGCTGCCCAGCTTCGGGCACGTGGTGGTCGACGAGGCGCAGGACCTCTCCCCGATGCAGTGCCGGGTGATCGCCCGGCGCAGCGAGCACTGCTCGGTCACGCTCCTCGGCGACCTCGCCCAGGGCACCGCACCGTGGGCGGCGACGGACTGGCGGGAGTCGCTGCGGCACCTCGGCAAGCCGGACGCCTCGGTGGTGCCGCTGACCATGGGCTTCCGGGTGCCGGCCGCGGTGCTGGCGCTGGCCAACCGGCTGCTGCCGGCGCTGGCCGTGGCCGTGCCGCCGGCCGAGTCGCTGCGCTCGGACGGCGCGCTGGACGTGCGTACCGTGCCGGACACGGTGGCGGCGACGGTGGCCGAGGTGCGCGCGGCGCTGGCGCAGGAGGGTTCGATCGCGGTGATCGCCGCCGAGGCCGAGACGGACCGGCTGGCCGAGGCGCTCGCCGCCGCCGGCATCCCCAGCACGGCCGCCGACGAGGTCGAGGCGGCGGCCCGGGTCAGCGTCGTGCCGGCCACCCTGGCGAAGGGTCTGGAGTACGACCACGTGATCGTGGTCGAGCCGGCCCGGATCGTGGCGGCGGAACCCCGCGGCCTGCACCGGCTCTACGTGGTGCTGACCCGGGCGGTGTCCCAGCTCGCCGTGCTGCACACCGAGCCGCTGCCCGCGCCGCTCTGA
- a CDS encoding transporter, translating to MNGNFDELPPADPAAALRLIADQQVEAARQLSPNLLWYYWPWGLAWLVGFGLFFLRFGPDGRVFVELPTWLPLFTLLALLIAAGIVSGIVGGRTYGQVAGDSRRRGLWYGLAWGLGFSSVSAVLGRVSDQLPDDLAGLLWAGVTVGLTGALHMAGGAVWLDRNLFRLGVWISIINIAGLAAGPGWHALVISVLGGGGMLVAGVHFLLRDRRRGRDITAGLSAGHPGSAGGSPGSAA from the coding sequence ATGAACGGGAACTTTGACGAGCTACCGCCCGCCGACCCGGCCGCCGCACTCCGCCTGATCGCCGACCAGCAGGTTGAGGCGGCCCGCCAGCTCAGCCCCAACCTGCTCTGGTACTACTGGCCCTGGGGCCTGGCCTGGCTGGTCGGCTTCGGACTCTTCTTCCTGCGCTTCGGGCCGGACGGTCGGGTCTTCGTCGAGCTGCCCACCTGGCTGCCGCTGTTCACCCTGCTCGCCCTGCTGATCGCCGCCGGGATCGTCTCCGGGATCGTCGGCGGCCGGACGTACGGCCAGGTCGCCGGAGACTCGCGGCGACGCGGTCTCTGGTACGGGCTGGCCTGGGGCCTCGGCTTCAGCAGCGTCAGCGCGGTACTCGGTCGGGTCTCCGACCAACTGCCCGACGACCTCGCCGGGCTGCTCTGGGCCGGCGTCACCGTCGGGCTGACCGGCGCCCTGCACATGGCCGGCGGCGCGGTCTGGCTGGACCGCAACCTCTTCCGGCTCGGCGTCTGGATCAGCATCATCAACATCGCCGGGCTGGCCGCCGGCCCCGGCTGGCACGCGCTGGTGATCTCGGTCCTCGGCGGCGGCGGGATGCTGGTGGCCGGCGTCCACTTCCTGCTCCGGGACCGGCGGCGGGGCCGGGACATCACCGCCGGCCTCTCCGCCGGTCACCCCGGCAGCGCGGGCGGAAGCCCCGGGAGTGCCGCGTGA
- a CDS encoding ABC transporter substrate-binding protein: MTRRTPRLLAALLASAALALAGCVADDPGPAPSPGASGASYPVTVGPLTLDKRPEKIVVLGPTATEMLFAIGAGSQVTAVDDNSNHPAEAPKSELSAFTPNAEAIAAKNPDLVVLTNDLNKIVDQLGQLKIPHYLAPAATTLDDTYRQITDLGTLTGHPTEAADLVGRLKDDIGKLVGDLPQRSEKLTYFYELGPEYYSATSKTFVGSLFGMVGLENIADPADANGAKGGYPQLAEEAIIKADPDLVFLADTKCCQQSPQTVAARKGWSGLTAVKNNQVVALDDDIASRWGPRVVDLLRAIVDAVAKVPA; the protein is encoded by the coding sequence ATGACCCGACGTACCCCCCGGCTGCTGGCGGCGCTGCTGGCCAGCGCGGCCCTGGCCCTGGCCGGCTGCGTCGCCGACGACCCCGGCCCGGCCCCGAGCCCCGGCGCGAGCGGTGCCAGCTATCCGGTGACGGTCGGCCCGCTCACCCTCGACAAGCGCCCCGAGAAGATCGTCGTGCTCGGGCCGACCGCCACCGAGATGCTCTTCGCGATCGGCGCCGGCAGCCAGGTCACCGCCGTCGACGACAACTCGAACCATCCGGCCGAGGCGCCGAAGAGCGAGCTGTCCGCCTTCACCCCGAACGCCGAGGCGATCGCGGCGAAGAACCCCGACCTGGTGGTCCTGACCAACGACCTGAACAAGATCGTGGACCAGCTCGGCCAGTTGAAGATCCCGCACTACCTGGCACCGGCGGCGACGACGCTCGACGACACGTACCGGCAGATCACCGACCTCGGCACCCTCACCGGGCACCCGACCGAGGCGGCCGACCTGGTCGGCCGGCTGAAGGACGACATCGGGAAGCTGGTCGGGGACCTGCCGCAGCGGTCGGAGAAGCTGACCTACTTCTACGAACTCGGCCCGGAGTACTACTCGGCGACCAGCAAGACGTTCGTCGGTTCGCTCTTCGGGATGGTCGGGCTGGAGAACATCGCCGACCCGGCCGACGCGAACGGCGCGAAGGGCGGCTATCCGCAGCTCGCCGAGGAAGCGATCATCAAGGCCGACCCGGACCTGGTCTTCCTGGCCGACACCAAGTGCTGCCAGCAGTCCCCGCAGACGGTCGCGGCCCGCAAGGGCTGGTCCGGGCTGACCGCGGTGAAGAACAACCAGGTCGTCGCGCTCGATGACGACATCGCGTCCCGCTGGGGTCCCCGGGTCGTCGACCTGCTCCGGGCGATCGTGGACGCGGTCGCCAAGGTACCCGCTTGA
- a CDS encoding iron ABC transporter permease — MARPGTPAAPAGRGQPGRPAGLRRRWLAAGFAAVVVAALAGIAFGPVSLPPGSVAIELLNLVPGVHLHSGLNEREIAIVTELRLPRVVLGLLVGGMLALAGGCYQGVFRNPLADPHLLGVAAGAGLAVTAVIVLRGVSGADVTVGLPVTVPLAAFVGALGAVLLTYLLGAAGGRDRSPATLILAGVAVSAFLAAGQTYLLQRNAESIQEVYSWMLGRLATAGWHDVLVVLPYAVFTTAVVLVHRRELDVLALGDDEASSLGLHPQRSRLLLVAAASLGTAAAVSVSGLIGFVGVIVPHVVRMLAGASYRAILPLSVLFGGAFLTLTDLTARTVAAPAEIPIGVVTALLGGPFFAIVLRTTRRVAE; from the coding sequence CTGGCCCGCCCCGGCACGCCGGCCGCACCCGCCGGGCGCGGCCAACCGGGGCGGCCCGCCGGGCTGCGCCGGCGGTGGCTGGCGGCCGGGTTCGCCGCCGTCGTGGTCGCCGCCCTGGCCGGCATCGCGTTCGGGCCGGTCAGCCTGCCGCCGGGCAGCGTCGCGATCGAGCTGCTCAACCTGGTCCCCGGGGTGCACCTGCACAGCGGCCTGAACGAGCGGGAGATCGCCATCGTCACCGAGCTGCGGCTGCCCCGGGTGGTGCTCGGCCTGCTCGTCGGTGGGATGCTGGCCCTGGCCGGCGGCTGCTACCAGGGCGTCTTCCGCAACCCGCTGGCCGATCCGCACCTGCTCGGCGTCGCCGCCGGAGCCGGTCTCGCGGTGACCGCCGTGATCGTGCTGCGCGGGGTCAGCGGCGCGGACGTCACGGTCGGGCTGCCGGTCACCGTGCCGCTGGCCGCCTTCGTCGGGGCGCTCGGCGCGGTGCTGCTGACCTACCTGCTCGGCGCGGCCGGCGGCCGGGACCGCTCACCGGCGACGCTGATCCTGGCCGGGGTGGCGGTCTCCGCCTTCCTCGCCGCCGGACAGACCTACCTGCTGCAACGCAACGCCGAGAGCATCCAAGAGGTCTACTCGTGGATGCTCGGCCGGCTGGCCACCGCCGGCTGGCACGACGTGCTGGTGGTGCTGCCGTACGCGGTGTTCACCACCGCCGTGGTGCTGGTGCACCGGCGTGAACTCGACGTACTCGCGCTCGGCGACGACGAGGCGAGCAGTCTCGGGCTGCATCCGCAGCGTTCCCGGCTGCTGCTGGTCGCCGCGGCCTCGCTCGGCACGGCCGCCGCCGTCTCGGTCTCCGGGCTGATCGGTTTCGTCGGCGTGATCGTCCCGCACGTGGTGCGGATGCTGGCCGGGGCGAGCTACCGGGCGATCCTGCCGCTCTCGGTGCTTTTCGGCGGCGCCTTCCTCACCCTGACCGACCTGACCGCGCGTACCGTCGCCGCGCCGGCCGAGATCCCGATCGGCGTGGTCACCGCCCTGCTCGGCGGCCCGTTCTTCGCGATCGTGCTGCGCACCACCCGGCGGGTGGCGGAATGA
- a CDS encoding serine hydrolase domain-containing protein — protein MSAYRPHQSRRDFLRTVAGSAVAAGALAAGASPALAGPAATGQPGSGGALPDAALRDALRAITEAGMPGAFAEVRDGRETWRGASGVADIATGRPVRPDFQHRVGSINKTFVSTALLQLVGERRLVLDAPLRRYLPGLAPAGVTVRMLLDQTSGINDYDHVLFGSVEGVEKYQHTTIRPRELAAIGLGQQPTNAPGERHSYSNTNYVLAGLLLERVTGRPAAVEIGRRVLRPLGLRRTYFPGTDPRIDGPHSAGYVPWVDGLRDFSVFNMSWAWMAGEIVSTTADLNRFFRALLGGRLLRPAELAQMRRTVPADPANPSGTGYGLGLFTVPLPSGPVWGHDGVVLGHQAISLHSPDGRRQGTVAMNATHYWVPGQPDPIGAALFEFLSTAFGSTSAAAGQRALAGPSGHGPLSPAPGAATLLRPLPGVGVTG, from the coding sequence TTGTCCGCGTACCGTCCACACCAGTCCCGTCGTGACTTCCTGCGCACCGTGGCAGGGTCGGCGGTCGCCGCCGGGGCACTCGCCGCCGGCGCCTCCCCGGCGCTGGCCGGGCCTGCCGCCACCGGCCAGCCCGGCTCCGGCGGCGCCCTGCCCGACGCGGCGCTGCGGGACGCGCTGCGCGCGATCACCGAGGCCGGGATGCCCGGCGCCTTCGCCGAGGTCCGCGACGGGCGGGAGACCTGGCGGGGGGCCAGCGGCGTCGCCGACATCGCCACCGGCCGGCCGGTGCGGCCGGACTTCCAGCACCGGGTCGGCAGCATCAACAAGACCTTCGTCTCGACGGCGCTGCTGCAACTCGTCGGCGAACGCCGGCTGGTGCTCGACGCGCCGCTGCGCCGCTACCTGCCCGGACTCGCCCCGGCCGGGGTGACCGTGCGGATGCTGCTCGACCAGACCAGCGGGATCAACGACTACGACCATGTTCTCTTCGGCTCGGTGGAGGGCGTCGAGAAATACCAGCACACCACGATCCGGCCGCGCGAGTTGGCCGCGATCGGGCTGGGGCAGCAGCCGACAAACGCGCCGGGCGAGCGGCACTCCTACTCGAACACCAACTACGTGCTCGCCGGGCTGCTGCTGGAGCGGGTCACCGGGCGGCCGGCCGCCGTCGAGATCGGCCGGCGCGTGCTGCGCCCGCTGGGGCTGCGCCGGACCTACTTCCCGGGTACGGACCCGCGCATCGACGGGCCGCACTCGGCCGGGTACGTCCCGTGGGTCGACGGGCTGCGGGACTTCAGCGTCTTCAACATGTCCTGGGCCTGGATGGCCGGGGAGATCGTCTCCACCACCGCCGACCTGAACAGGTTCTTCCGGGCGTTGCTCGGCGGCCGGCTGCTGCGCCCGGCGGAACTGGCGCAGATGCGGCGTACCGTGCCGGCCGACCCGGCCAACCCGTCCGGCACCGGGTACGGCCTGGGGCTGTTCACGGTGCCGTTGCCGAGCGGACCGGTCTGGGGGCACGACGGCGTGGTGCTCGGCCACCAGGCGATCTCGCTGCACTCGCCGGACGGCCGGCGTCAGGGCACCGTCGCGATGAACGCCACCCACTACTGGGTACCCGGGCAGCCCGACCCGATCGGCGCGGCGCTGTTCGAGTTCCTGTCCACCGCCTTCGGCAGTACGTCGGCGGCGGCGGGGCAGCGGGCCCTCGCCGGCCCGTCCGGGCACGGTCCGCTGAGCCCGGCGCCGGGGGCGGCGACGCTGCTCCGGCCGCTGCCCGGGGTCGGCGTCACCGGCTGA
- a CDS encoding nuclear transport factor 2 family protein: MTDTDAEQEIRREFAEWFRDSAAKDLDAVMTKIAPDVVSYEHAAPQVHRGADAVREVCRQGFELARGEFRWDIPDLEVLVRDDVAVTWGLNRMRVQEPGGQPVETWSRGTRVFQKVDGRWQMVHQHVSFPFDPATGGLSTQR, from the coding sequence ATGACCGACACCGATGCCGAGCAGGAGATCCGCCGGGAGTTCGCGGAGTGGTTCCGGGACTCGGCCGCCAAGGACCTCGACGCGGTGATGACGAAGATCGCCCCCGACGTGGTCTCGTACGAGCACGCGGCGCCGCAGGTCCACCGGGGCGCGGACGCGGTCCGGGAGGTCTGCCGGCAGGGCTTCGAACTGGCCCGGGGCGAGTTCCGGTGGGACATCCCGGACCTGGAGGTGCTGGTCCGGGACGACGTCGCCGTCACCTGGGGACTCAACCGGATGCGGGTCCAGGAGCCCGGCGGCCAGCCCGTCGAGACCTGGTCGCGCGGGACGCGGGTGTTCCAGAAGGTCGACGGGCGGTGGCAGATGGTCCACCAGCACGTCTCCTTCCCGTTCGACCCGGCTACCGGTGGGCTCAGCACGCAACGCTGA
- the istB gene encoding IS21-like element helper ATPase IstB gives MSSTASTGKVSRTPRPRQSAPGVDLIDAAIDTACADLRLPTIRDRYAEIAEQALRDRANYKGFLLDLLRAEIADRDERRKQRLIREAAFHRPKRLDDFDYDKNPHVDPVYVNNLANPAWVNAGAPLVLLGNSGTGKSHLLIGIGTAIAEHGLRVRYSTTANLVNELAEAHNEKRLSRTLHRYARYDLLCLDEFGYLNLDRTGAKLLFQIFTEREERKAVAVASNAPFSEWDKTFTEERLCAAIVDRLTFNGYLIETGSDSYRLQSTLERNRS, from the coding sequence GTGAGCTCGACCGCCTCCACCGGCAAGGTTTCCCGCACGCCGCGGCCCCGCCAGTCCGCCCCCGGCGTCGACCTCATCGACGCCGCTATCGACACCGCCTGCGCCGACCTGCGCCTGCCGACCATCCGCGACCGCTACGCCGAGATCGCCGAACAGGCCCTACGCGACCGCGCGAACTACAAGGGCTTCCTGTTGGACCTGCTCCGCGCCGAGATCGCCGACCGCGACGAGCGACGCAAACAACGCCTGATCCGCGAAGCCGCCTTCCACCGCCCCAAACGCCTCGACGACTTCGACTACGACAAGAACCCCCACGTCGACCCCGTCTACGTCAACAACCTCGCCAACCCGGCCTGGGTCAACGCCGGCGCCCCGCTGGTGTTGCTCGGCAACTCCGGCACCGGCAAGAGCCACCTGCTCATCGGAATCGGCACCGCGATCGCCGAACACGGCCTACGAGTGCGTTACTCCACCACCGCGAACCTGGTCAACGAACTCGCCGAAGCCCACAACGAGAAACGTCTGTCGCGGACCCTGCACCGCTACGCCCGCTACGACCTGCTCTGCCTCGACGAGTTCGGATACCTCAACCTCGACCGCACCGGCGCGAAACTGCTGTTCCAGATCTTCACCGAACGTGAGGAACGCAAAGCCGTCGCCGTCGCCTCCAACGCCCCCTTCTCCGAATGGGACAAGACCTTCACCGAGGAACGACTCTGCGCCGCCATCGTCGACCGACTCACGTTCAACGGCTACCTGATCGAGACCGGCAGCGACTCCTACCGGCTGCAATCCACCCTCGAACGCAACCGCAGCTGA